A single region of the Acidobacteriota bacterium genome encodes:
- a CDS encoding amine dehydrogenase large subunit, with amino-acid sequence MKRTFFALALVASMGFAGVPASAQIDPASLPEPLLTATLPDKPDGAHWVWIASFANYAHADLIDADSGTLLGSIELGYQGLLPQIPSSGDEIYNHAVYMTRGYHGDLVEVVEIFDAKTLEIKGEIPIDPPKAMRGLASSNLATLTDNDRFLIQSFFTPALSFGVVDLQERKYVGEIETGGCAHTMAAGSRRFLSLCGDGSVLTVDLDENGAESGRETHPGFFDAEGDPLHPTGARSGDVWYFASVRGVMHAVDTSGGEISFQEPWTFRDEDDAGVWVPAAPNQHMAIHEASGRLFLLMSSVPDLERKPGGYDFHRGFGFETWVFDIESRERLARYKMDKAAAAVAVSQDDAPLLYVSTYSHVDIYDANTGELTRTLNPDVEVRGVLVLMQPWD; translated from the coding sequence ATGAAGAGGACGTTCTTCGCGCTGGCGCTCGTCGCCTCGATGGGGTTCGCCGGAGTTCCCGCTTCGGCACAGATCGATCCGGCTTCCCTGCCGGAGCCCCTGCTCACCGCGACCCTGCCGGACAAGCCGGACGGCGCGCACTGGGTCTGGATCGCGTCCTTCGCGAACTACGCGCACGCCGACCTCATCGATGCCGACTCAGGTACGCTTCTCGGCTCGATCGAACTCGGCTACCAGGGCCTCCTGCCCCAGATCCCCAGCTCGGGCGACGAGATCTACAACCACGCCGTCTACATGACGCGCGGCTACCACGGCGATCTCGTCGAGGTGGTCGAGATCTTCGATGCGAAGACGCTCGAGATCAAGGGGGAGATCCCGATCGACCCGCCGAAGGCGATGCGGGGGCTGGCGAGCAGCAACCTGGCGACCCTGACGGACAACGACCGTTTCCTGATCCAGTCGTTCTTCACGCCCGCCCTGAGCTTCGGCGTCGTCGACCTCCAGGAACGGAAGTACGTCGGCGAGATCGAGACCGGCGGCTGCGCGCACACGATGGCGGCCGGATCCCGCCGGTTCCTGTCGCTATGCGGCGACGGATCCGTGCTGACCGTCGACCTGGATGAGAACGGCGCCGAGAGCGGAAGAGAAACCCACCCGGGCTTCTTCGACGCCGAGGGGGACCCCCTCCACCCCACGGGCGCCAGGTCGGGGGACGTGTGGTACTTCGCCTCGGTGCGCGGCGTGATGCACGCCGTCGACACGAGTGGCGGCGAGATCAGCTTCCAGGAGCCCTGGACGTTCCGCGACGAGGACGACGCGGGGGTCTGGGTGCCCGCCGCGCCGAACCAGCACATGGCGATCCACGAAGCCTCCGGCCGTCTCTTCCTGCTGATGTCCTCCGTGCCCGATCTCGAGCGTAAGCCCGGCGGTTACGACTTCCACCGCGGCTTCGGTTTCGAGACCTGGGTGTTCGACATCGAGAGCCGTGAACGGCTGGCGCGCTACAAGATGGACAAGGCCGCCGCCGCGGTTGCGGTGAGCCAGGACGACGCGCCGCTCCTCTATGTCTCGACCTACAGCCACGTCGACATCTACGACGCGAACACAGGCGAGCTGACGCGCACACTGAACCCCGATGTGGAAGTCAGAGGCGTCCTCGTCCTGATGCAACCCTGGGACTGA
- a CDS encoding TonB-dependent receptor — MTSSPRFAPKLVFPLVVLALLASTAMYAQNVGSVRGTVRSADGEPLPGVLVQATGDIVRGERTSMSGVNGDWLIPGLPPGLVTLTATLEGLETETVEGVRVSISGVAVVDFSMRVAGVEEAITVTSEAPILDVTSSSASSSFQADLIDAKPTTQRNFQELALMAPGVSANGNVGSVGVYSGFVSAYGRDEGSVAWNVDGLDISFPDTGNIWGAWADPDTIAEVQVLGVGAPAEYGNMTGAAVNVVTKSGTNTFQGRIAYTGEFDGLTSAGPQVEDAVGVERGFVRDTYNSWTLSAGGPIKRDKLYFFAAVGLKEDLLIEPGATPGIDIPVSTFDHYNLKLDWSLNPSHTLTGAFQFEDYARSYGDSGRVITNPGAIGTEYVVVPYTRLGYQGILGSNTILELNWNDIHNKNRNVSATGSLEAPFIDYDTSPATSSGGKRYPYMYPVWWNRGHAKVTHFAEDLAGSHEFKFGFQYSSSGEKAAAVYPGFGGKYYYKFFGTYYEYSRKEHYYGAETEAFGLYVDDSWRVNDRLTLNLGVRTDSDGGYIPPYPLLESYLCDELNCGVKTGEFSPKYPDVVDYSSVDPRLGLAYRIGDGDRQAVLRLSAGRYHEMNVVSNWQQPHPDRPVAQWRTSANRHGPFTFAWEVGNGTFRLPRKDLKRPQTDQYAVGYEKQVGEYVVGLQLITHETTDMIGWQIGDDGEYEDRPYVNPLTGETIMLKNMIVQPTLQKGNRPGNAANAPPGTKYHQKYKGAFLTFAKRHTGRWSLNASLGWAESKGFQPDALQESQNNAFYIGNQGSDPNHHLFGGELGQSDRPWTFRTQATFDLPWDLRLVTILNYEDGRPYRYMTRVRLNQGNVTVPLEAMTGDRRMPARKQIDIGLSRRFTLGDQVGLKVDLQALNLLDDDGHYYWGSYGRYPAELVPSRYFLPRRMAIRVGIDF; from the coding sequence ATGACGTCGTCTCCCCGTTTCGCCCCGAAGCTCGTCTTCCCCCTGGTTGTGCTGGCGCTCCTGGCGTCGACGGCGATGTACGCCCAGAACGTCGGCAGCGTGCGCGGCACGGTCCGTTCCGCGGACGGTGAGCCGCTGCCCGGAGTCCTGGTGCAGGCCACGGGCGACATCGTGCGCGGCGAACGCACATCCATGTCGGGTGTCAACGGTGATTGGCTGATCCCCGGGCTTCCGCCCGGCCTGGTGACCTTGACCGCGACGCTCGAGGGACTCGAAACCGAGACGGTCGAGGGTGTCCGCGTCTCGATCTCCGGCGTCGCCGTCGTCGACTTCTCGATGCGGGTCGCAGGTGTCGAGGAGGCGATCACGGTGACTTCGGAGGCACCGATCCTAGACGTGACGAGTTCCTCGGCCAGCAGCAGCTTCCAGGCCGACCTGATCGACGCCAAGCCGACGACCCAGCGCAACTTCCAGGAACTCGCCCTGATGGCTCCCGGCGTGTCGGCGAACGGCAACGTCGGGTCGGTCGGCGTCTACTCGGGGTTCGTTTCCGCCTACGGACGGGACGAGGGGTCGGTGGCCTGGAACGTAGACGGCCTGGACATCAGCTTCCCGGATACCGGCAACATCTGGGGCGCGTGGGCGGACCCGGACACGATCGCCGAGGTGCAGGTGCTCGGCGTCGGAGCGCCCGCCGAGTACGGGAACATGACCGGCGCCGCGGTGAATGTAGTCACCAAGTCCGGCACGAACACCTTCCAGGGACGCATCGCCTACACGGGCGAGTTCGACGGTCTGACCTCGGCGGGTCCGCAAGTGGAGGACGCGGTCGGGGTCGAGCGCGGCTTCGTCAGAGACACATACAACAGTTGGACCCTGTCCGCGGGCGGCCCGATCAAGAGAGACAAGCTGTACTTCTTCGCCGCGGTCGGGCTCAAGGAGGATCTGCTGATCGAGCCGGGAGCGACGCCCGGCATCGACATCCCGGTCAGCACCTTCGATCACTACAACCTGAAGCTCGACTGGTCGCTCAATCCGTCGCACACGCTGACGGGCGCCTTCCAGTTCGAGGACTACGCACGCTCCTACGGCGACAGCGGCCGCGTGATCACGAATCCGGGCGCGATAGGCACGGAGTACGTCGTGGTCCCCTACACCCGGTTGGGTTACCAGGGGATCCTCGGCAGCAACACGATCCTGGAACTGAACTGGAACGACATCCACAACAAGAACCGCAACGTCTCGGCGACCGGCAGCCTGGAGGCGCCCTTCATCGACTACGACACGAGTCCCGCGACGTCGAGCGGCGGCAAGAGGTACCCCTACATGTATCCCGTGTGGTGGAACCGCGGCCACGCCAAGGTGACGCACTTTGCCGAGGACCTCGCCGGAAGCCACGAGTTCAAGTTCGGATTCCAGTACAGCAGCAGCGGCGAGAAGGCGGCGGCCGTCTATCCCGGCTTCGGCGGCAAGTACTACTACAAGTTCTTCGGCACCTACTACGAGTACTCCCGCAAGGAGCACTACTACGGCGCGGAGACGGAGGCGTTCGGGCTGTACGTGGACGACTCGTGGCGGGTCAATGACCGCCTGACGCTGAATCTCGGTGTACGGACCGACTCGGATGGTGGCTACATTCCGCCCTATCCGCTCCTGGAGTCCTACCTCTGCGACGAGCTGAACTGCGGCGTCAAGACCGGTGAGTTCTCGCCGAAGTACCCGGACGTCGTCGACTACTCGAGCGTGGACCCGCGGTTGGGGCTGGCCTACCGGATCGGCGACGGCGACCGCCAGGCCGTGCTCCGGCTGTCCGCCGGCCGCTACCACGAGATGAACGTCGTCTCCAACTGGCAGCAGCCCCATCCCGACCGGCCGGTCGCGCAGTGGCGCACGAGCGCGAACCGGCATGGCCCGTTCACCTTTGCTTGGGAGGTCGGCAACGGCACGTTCCGACTGCCGAGGAAGGACCTGAAACGGCCCCAGACGGATCAGTACGCGGTTGGGTACGAGAAGCAGGTCGGGGAGTACGTCGTCGGTCTCCAGCTCATCACGCACGAAACGACGGACATGATCGGTTGGCAGATCGGGGACGACGGCGAGTACGAGGACAGGCCCTACGTCAACCCGCTGACGGGCGAGACGATCATGTTGAAGAACATGATCGTCCAGCCGACGCTGCAGAAGGGCAACCGCCCCGGGAACGCGGCGAACGCTCCGCCGGGGACGAAGTACCACCAGAAGTACAAGGGCGCCTTCCTCACCTTCGCCAAACGGCACACCGGCCGCTGGTCGCTGAACGCGTCGCTCGGCTGGGCGGAATCGAAGGGGTTCCAGCCCGACGCGCTTCAGGAGAGCCAGAACAACGCCTTCTACATCGGCAACCAGGGTTCCGACCCGAACCATCACCTCTTCGGAGGCGAACTGGGTCAGAGCGACCGGCCGTGGACGTTCCGGACCCAGGCGACCTTCGATCTGCCCTGGGACCTGCGGCTGGTGACGATCCTGAACTACGAGGACGGCCGACCGTACCGCTACATGACGCGCGTGCGTCTGAACCAGGGGAACGTCACGGTTCCGCTGGAGGCGATGACCGGCGACCGCCGGATGCCCGCGCGCAAGCAGATCGACATCGGTCTGTCGCGCCGGTTCACGCTGGGCGACCAGGTTGGCCTGAAGGTTGACCTGCAGGCGCTGAACCTCCTGGACGACGACGGCCACTACTACTGGGGCAGCTACGGTCGCTATCCGGCGGAACTCGTGCCGTCGAGGTACTTCCTGCCGCGGCGGATGGCGATACGCGTGGGCATCGACTTCTAG
- a CDS encoding sulfatase-like hydrolase/transferase, producing the protein MVTGRYPQMFISNGRLPDLRSLPWAVGARFLVLTLGLAVGCGPGGDPGDAPEPVPEAEREPLPTWTELAGEVAADRLNVILVTIDTLRADRLSSYGSELVSTPHMDRLAREGVRFSNAATTVPFTLPAHCSIMTGTYPPFHGVRENVGYSLDETLPTLAEVLSVAGWDTAGFISAFVLDSRWGIGRGFDRYRDDFQLDPREPSVNVGQVQHEGPDTIEHALAWLDEPRDAPFFLWVHLFEPHDPYTPPEPFRSQYPDRPYDAEVAYTDSLVGLLREGLESRGVLDDSVFILTSDHGEGLGQHGEGFHGYFIYDSTVHVPLILRLPFGDFEGPVVNEAVSHVDILPTVLSIVGQDVPPEVQGVDLRSLILGRQPASPREVYTESYYSLYHYNWAPLRSIRTESEKFIETTNPELYLLREDAGEANNVLLQERDLARSLRERLLAYSDYLKSSGDRPGGRPDLDTETLAQLRALGYLAGRANSGIDEDDGVERTDPKERIAVHRAIMEAQSFIGQGDEEGAEEYLRAALDLDASIVDANQMLGGIIGRRADEASRRGDAAASAELHGQALALYQQALALNPEHQASLLGLATSYWRLGRLEEALVGFHRLVELAPYESNAAIAMSDIYADLDRLPDALRVVEAAAAEEVAPAWIHNQHGELLALLGRSRESAVHFEKAIAKNPEIGQPYFNLALTHEEAGRAQEAAAAYEQAIRHAPYHFRAQFNLGHLYGRLGRPEDHLEMWRAAIRSNPEFVLGYYHLAKLHMDRGDDLDRAELLVREGLRRDPEGVFGPFGYFVLADILNRKGRLPEAREAVENGRRLQARG; encoded by the coding sequence ATGGTGACCGGCAGGTATCCCCAGATGTTCATCTCGAACGGGAGGCTCCCGGACTTGCGCTCACTTCCCTGGGCGGTCGGCGCGCGCTTCCTCGTCCTCACCTTGGGTCTGGCGGTCGGCTGCGGCCCCGGCGGCGATCCCGGGGATGCCCCGGAGCCCGTCCCGGAAGCCGAACGGGAACCGCTGCCGACCTGGACGGAACTGGCCGGAGAGGTCGCCGCCGACCGGCTGAACGTCATTCTGGTGACGATCGACACGCTGCGTGCCGATCGTCTCTCCAGCTACGGCTCGGAACTCGTCTCCACGCCCCACATGGACAGGCTCGCCCGGGAAGGCGTGCGCTTTTCGAACGCCGCGACCACGGTGCCGTTCACCCTGCCGGCCCACTGCTCGATCATGACCGGCACCTACCCGCCGTTCCACGGCGTCCGGGAGAACGTCGGCTACTCCCTGGACGAAACGCTTCCCACTCTCGCCGAGGTGCTTTCTGTGGCCGGTTGGGACACGGCGGGGTTCATCAGCGCCTTCGTCCTCGATTCCCGGTGGGGAATCGGCCGCGGTTTCGACCGCTACCGTGACGACTTCCAGCTCGACCCGAGAGAGCCCTCCGTCAACGTCGGCCAGGTGCAGCACGAGGGGCCGGACACGATAGAGCACGCGCTGGCCTGGCTCGACGAGCCCCGGGACGCTCCCTTCTTCCTGTGGGTCCATCTGTTCGAGCCGCACGACCCCTACACGCCGCCCGAGCCCTTCAGGTCCCAGTATCCCGACCGCCCCTACGACGCGGAAGTGGCCTACACCGACTCGCTCGTCGGCCTGCTGCGCGAAGGGCTGGAGAGCCGCGGCGTGCTGGACGACTCGGTCTTCATTCTCACCTCCGACCACGGCGAGGGACTGGGGCAGCACGGCGAGGGATTCCATGGCTACTTCATCTATGACTCGACCGTCCACGTTCCGCTCATCCTGCGGCTGCCCTTCGGAGACTTCGAAGGCCCGGTCGTCAACGAAGCGGTCAGCCACGTCGACATCCTGCCGACCGTCCTCTCGATCGTCGGCCAGGACGTGCCACCGGAGGTGCAGGGCGTCGATCTGCGGTCGCTGATCCTGGGCCGGCAACCGGCATCGCCGCGGGAGGTCTACACGGAGTCGTACTACTCCCTCTACCACTACAACTGGGCGCCCCTGCGCTCGATCCGCACCGAGTCAGAGAAGTTCATCGAAACGACGAACCCGGAGCTCTACCTGCTCCGGGAGGACGCCGGCGAAGCGAACAACGTCCTGCTTCAGGAACGGGACCTGGCGCGGTCCCTGCGCGAACGCCTGCTCGCTTACTCCGACTACCTCAAGTCATCGGGTGACCGGCCCGGCGGGCGGCCCGACCTCGATACGGAGACGCTCGCGCAACTGCGCGCCCTGGGCTACCTGGCGGGCCGCGCAAACAGCGGGATCGATGAGGACGACGGAGTCGAGCGCACGGATCCGAAGGAGAGGATCGCGGTCCACCGGGCGATCATGGAAGCGCAGAGCTTCATCGGACAGGGCGATGAAGAGGGAGCCGAGGAGTACCTGCGCGCCGCCCTGGATCTGGACGCCAGCATCGTCGACGCGAACCAGATGCTGGGTGGGATCATCGGGCGGCGCGCCGACGAGGCGTCGCGGCGCGGAGACGCAGCAGCATCAGCCGAACTCCACGGTCAGGCGCTGGCGCTCTACCAGCAGGCGCTCGCGTTGAACCCGGAACACCAGGCCTCCCTGCTCGGACTCGCCACGAGCTACTGGCGGCTCGGCCGCCTCGAGGAGGCGCTGGTGGGTTTTCACCGGCTGGTGGAACTCGCGCCCTACGAATCGAACGCGGCGATCGCGATGAGCGACATCTACGCCGATCTGGACCGCCTCCCCGACGCGCTACGCGTCGTTGAAGCGGCAGCCGCCGAAGAGGTGGCGCCGGCGTGGATCCACAATCAGCACGGCGAGCTCCTGGCCCTCCTGGGCCGGAGCCGGGAATCGGCAGTTCACTTCGAGAAGGCGATCGCCAAGAACCCGGAGATCGGCCAGCCCTACTTCAACCTGGCGCTGACTCACGAGGAGGCCGGCCGCGCCCAGGAGGCAGCGGCGGCTTACGAGCAGGCGATCCGGCACGCGCCCTACCACTTCCGCGCCCAGTTCAACCTGGGACACCTGTACGGCCGGCTCGGCCGGCCCGAGGATCACCTGGAGATGTGGCGCGCGGCGATCCGCTCGAACCCGGAGTTCGTACTCGGCTACTACCACCTGGCCAAGCTGCACATGGATCGCGGCGACGACCTGGACCGCGCCGAGCTACTGGTCCGCGAGGGGTTGCGCCGCGATCCGGAGGGCGTCTTCGGGCCCTTCGGCTATTTCGTGCTGGCCGACATCCTCAACCGGAAGGGACGCCTGCCCGAGGCCAGGGAAGCGGTCGAGAACGGGCGGCGCCTGCAGGCCCGGGGCTAA
- a CDS encoding GNAT family N-acetyltransferase, translated as MKIVQATEEHLDRYADQFTDLVWETGPASYGYQFDGRELFDLMIKAAWRVPGTLYSYDRTTLALDGDELLGLELGYAGPEFSPRKKALGGLWGPMLESGEVTMERLNLLAERAYQCKYLNAVIPSSVYYICALAVEEPLRGKGIGKKLVDHAIERSKRAGLRGLHLDVLSDADAVGFYRYLGMHCLAQVVAPIPHENGVPMEMRMALNFN; from the coding sequence ATGAAGATCGTTCAGGCAACGGAGGAACATCTGGACCGATACGCGGATCAGTTCACCGACCTGGTCTGGGAAACCGGCCCCGCGTCCTACGGGTACCAGTTCGACGGCCGGGAGCTGTTCGACCTGATGATCAAGGCCGCGTGGCGGGTGCCGGGCACGCTGTACTCGTACGACCGCACCACGCTGGCGCTGGACGGCGACGAACTGCTGGGGCTCGAACTCGGCTACGCCGGCCCCGAGTTCTCGCCGCGCAAGAAGGCGCTAGGCGGCCTCTGGGGCCCGATGCTGGAGTCGGGTGAGGTCACGATGGAACGGTTGAACCTGCTCGCCGAGCGGGCCTACCAGTGCAAGTACCTGAACGCGGTGATCCCGTCGAGCGTTTACTACATCTGCGCACTGGCCGTGGAGGAGCCGCTACGGGGGAAGGGCATCGGCAAGAAGCTCGTCGACCATGCGATCGAGCGGAGCAAGCGCGCTGGCCTGCGAGGCCTCCATCTCGACGTCCTGTCGGACGCGGATGCGGTCGGCTTCTACCGATATCTGGGGATGCACTGCCTCGCCCAGGTCGTTGCGCCGATTCCACATGAGAACGGCGTACCGATGGAAATGCGGATGGCGCTGAACTTTAACTAG
- the pyrE gene encoding orotate phosphoribosyltransferase, translating to MPDPKNDSRLHELRALLQERSIAKGDFVLTSGARSHYYCDTKATVLSPRGSRLIGEALCEQLRPFEVDAVGGPEVGGAYLATAASVASDLDGPPLFGFLVRNKAKGHGTSARIDASYHPDGRKLIVAGRRVAVVDDVVTSAGSILRAIEAVEAEGCEVAAVSAVVDRQEGGGERLRSRGYDFRPLFVADHEGNLTLYSGDGR from the coding sequence GTGCCGGACCCGAAGAACGACTCGCGATTGCACGAACTGCGGGCCCTGCTCCAGGAGCGGAGCATCGCCAAGGGAGACTTCGTCCTGACCTCCGGCGCGCGCTCGCACTACTACTGCGACACGAAGGCGACCGTGTTGTCGCCGCGAGGCTCGCGGCTGATCGGCGAAGCCCTGTGCGAGCAGCTCCGGCCCTTCGAGGTCGACGCAGTGGGCGGGCCCGAGGTCGGCGGCGCCTACCTGGCAACGGCGGCGTCCGTCGCGAGCGACCTGGACGGTCCGCCGCTCTTCGGTTTCCTGGTGCGCAACAAGGCGAAGGGCCACGGCACGAGCGCCCGAATCGACGCCTCGTACCACCCGGACGGACGCAAACTGATCGTCGCCGGCCGCCGGGTGGCAGTGGTCGACGACGTCGTCACGTCAGCCGGCTCGATCCTGCGCGCCATTGAGGCAGTGGAGGCCGAGGGCTGCGAAGTCGCCGCGGTATCGGCGGTCGTCGACCGGCAGGAGGGCGGGGGCGAGCGCCTGCGCAGCCGCGGCTACGACTTCCGGCCGCTGTTTGTCGCCGACCACGAGGGCAACCTGACGCTCTACTCCGGAGACGGACGATGA
- the mog gene encoding molybdopterin adenylyltransferase yields MRSARIGIVTVSDRASRGVYEDRGGPAIRDYLAEVLTSAWEPCARVVEDEVEQIAAALRELCDDEACCLVVTTGGTGPALRDVTPEATLSVCEKEMPGFGELMRQVSLLAVPTAILSRQTAGIRGSSLIVNLPGQPKAIGECLDAVFPAIPYCVDLIGGPYLTTNEERIKAFRPKSAKKPAD; encoded by the coding sequence GTGCGCTCCGCACGCATCGGCATCGTCACGGTTTCGGACCGCGCCTCGCGCGGGGTCTACGAGGACCGTGGCGGGCCCGCGATCCGCGACTACCTGGCGGAGGTCCTGACCTCGGCGTGGGAGCCGTGCGCGCGGGTCGTAGAGGACGAGGTCGAACAGATCGCGGCGGCGTTGCGGGAACTCTGTGACGACGAGGCTTGCTGCCTTGTCGTGACCACGGGCGGCACTGGGCCGGCGCTCCGCGACGTGACGCCTGAGGCGACCCTCTCTGTCTGCGAGAAAGAGATGCCGGGCTTCGGCGAGCTGATGCGCCAGGTTTCGCTTCTGGCCGTACCGACCGCGATCCTGTCGCGGCAAACGGCGGGAATCCGCGGCTCGTCGTTGATCGTCAACCTGCCGGGGCAGCCGAAGGCGATCGGCGAGTGCCTGGACGCCGTGTTTCCGGCGATCCCGTACTGCGTCGACCTGATCGGCGGGCCGTACCTGACGACGAACGAGGAACGGATCAAGGCGTTCCGGCCGAAGTCGGCGAAGAAGCCGGCGGACTGA
- a CDS encoding penicillin acylase family protein, producing the protein MEKQGTWPVLLTALMVPIFALVASCAPPGGGREEATVYRDTWGVPHIYAESAEAGLYASGWAMAEDRLSQLLENYLFGLGEYAAAFGPGNNDAWVRSDLESRMWDHYGTAKRHYEAKLNPELRRHLAAFIAGINDYLDAHPDEVPPWWGDRPVDIYMPVAFSRQFIWSWPAGQARSDLRAIGIEPSFDVDLRASNEIALAPDQTTFGAAALIIDPHLSWLGRHRYWELRLHAGDIHISGFATSGFPYVNLGHNEHVAWAHTTGGPDTADVYELTLDPEDPSRYLYDGEWRQMESRTVEVAVAGEEAPREATFWYAHYGPIVARRDDRAYAAALAYEDEIGYLESKYWFMVAEDYEGAAAALDVRQIMPQNVMIADTGGNIYYQRTGRVPIRREGYDWSRPVDGSTSETEWLGIHPASDLMSLLNPERGYMQNNNIGPDTMLVGSPLVPERYPAYLYNQPALYTHQRGAAAVALLEAKREAGGKWSEEEIVELALDRSVYQFERWVAELLRAEAAVPGKRSKEHVEVVRRIGEWDGVAEPASQGALAYFRWREALWELVGRDGMNQMTARVNDYLELIREAPRPSGLRDDELRALVGAIDAAAESLRSGPGGFDAAFGDVFRVGRQDSNDEVSWPVGGGSLGEAGMATMRSVGFSPPRADGRRWGNRGQTSTEVVILSNPIRSYTQPPIGQSDRPDSPHYRDQAEKLFSVGAMKPSWFAREELLADAGKNVVSELRLVYEPE; encoded by the coding sequence ATGGAGAAGCAAGGCACCTGGCCGGTGCTCTTGACGGCTCTGATGGTGCCGATCTTCGCACTCGTCGCGTCCTGCGCTCCACCTGGAGGAGGCCGCGAGGAGGCGACGGTCTACCGGGACACCTGGGGCGTTCCCCACATCTACGCCGAGTCCGCCGAGGCCGGTCTTTACGCTTCCGGCTGGGCGATGGCGGAGGACCGCCTGTCGCAACTGCTCGAGAACTACCTCTTCGGACTCGGCGAGTACGCCGCCGCCTTCGGCCCCGGCAACAACGACGCCTGGGTGCGGTCCGATCTCGAGTCGCGGATGTGGGACCACTACGGAACGGCCAAACGCCACTACGAGGCGAAGCTGAACCCGGAACTCCGCCGGCACCTGGCGGCGTTCATCGCCGGCATCAACGACTACCTCGACGCGCATCCCGACGAGGTGCCGCCCTGGTGGGGCGACCGCCCGGTCGACATCTACATGCCGGTCGCCTTCAGCCGCCAATTCATCTGGAGCTGGCCGGCGGGGCAGGCACGTTCCGACCTGCGGGCGATCGGCATCGAGCCGAGCTTTGACGTCGACCTGCGGGCGTCCAACGAGATCGCGCTGGCGCCGGATCAGACGACCTTCGGCGCCGCGGCGCTGATCATCGACCCGCACCTCTCCTGGCTGGGCCGTCACCGCTACTGGGAGCTGCGGCTCCACGCCGGCGACATCCACATCAGCGGTTTCGCCACTTCCGGCTTCCCCTACGTCAACCTGGGCCACAACGAGCACGTCGCCTGGGCCCACACGACCGGCGGCCCGGACACCGCCGACGTCTACGAACTGACCCTCGACCCGGAGGACCCGAGCCGCTACCTCTACGACGGCGAGTGGCGGCAGATGGAGAGCCGCACGGTCGAGGTGGCGGTTGCCGGCGAAGAAGCGCCGCGCGAGGCGACGTTCTGGTACGCCCACTACGGGCCGATCGTGGCCCGTCGCGATGACCGCGCGTACGCCGCGGCCCTGGCCTACGAGGACGAGATCGGCTACCTGGAGTCCAAGTACTGGTTCATGGTCGCGGAGGACTACGAGGGCGCGGCCGCGGCACTGGACGTACGCCAGATCATGCCGCAGAACGTGATGATCGCGGACACGGGCGGCAACATCTACTACCAGCGGACCGGTCGTGTGCCGATCCGGCGGGAGGGCTACGACTGGAGCCGTCCCGTCGACGGATCGACCTCCGAGACCGAATGGCTGGGCATCCACCCGGCGTCCGACCTGATGTCCCTGCTGAATCCCGAGCGTGGCTACATGCAGAACAACAACATCGGCCCGGACACGATGCTGGTCGGGTCGCCGCTGGTGCCCGAGCGCTACCCCGCCTACCTCTACAACCAGCCCGCCCTCTACACCCATCAGCGGGGCGCTGCCGCCGTGGCGCTGCTCGAGGCGAAACGGGAAGCCGGCGGCAAGTGGAGCGAGGAGGAGATCGTCGAGCTGGCGCTTGACCGCTCGGTCTACCAGTTCGAGCGCTGGGTCGCGGAGCTGCTGCGCGCGGAGGCGGCGGTTCCCGGCAAGCGCTCGAAGGAGCACGTCGAAGTCGTGCGCCGGATCGGGGAATGGGACGGCGTGGCCGAGCCCGCCTCCCAGGGCGCGCTCGCCTACTTCCGCTGGCGCGAGGCTCTCTGGGAGCTGGTCGGCCGCGACGGGATGAACCAGATGACGGCGCGGGTCAACGACTACCTGGAACTGATCCGCGAGGCGCCCAGGCCGTCAGGTCTCCGCGACGACGAGCTGCGTGCCCTGGTCGGCGCGATCGACGCCGCGGCGGAGTCGCTCCGCTCGGGCCCGGGCGGCTTCGATGCGGCGTTCGGCGACGTCTTCCGGGTCGGCCGCCAGGACTCGAACGACGAAGTGTCCTGGCCGGTCGGCGGCGGCTCGCTCGGCGAAGCCGGGATGGCGACGATGCGTTCGGTCGGCTTCAGCCCGCCGCGCGCCGACGGCCGGCGCTGGGGCAACCGCGGCCAGACCTCGACCGAGGTCGTCATCCTCAGCAACCCGATCCGCAGCTACACCCAGCCCCCGATCGGCCAGAGCGACCGCCCCGACTCGCCGCACTACCGCGACCAGGCCGAGAAGCTGTTCTCGGTCGGTGCGATGAAGCCGAGCTGGTTCGCCCGCGAGGAACTGCTCGCCGACGCCGGCAAGAACGTCGTCTCCGAGTTGCGATTGGTCTACGAGCCGGAGTAG